A window from Leptothermofonsia sichuanensis E412 encodes these proteins:
- a CDS encoding penicillin-binding protein activator — protein sequence MGMQLRDSLGSYAIARVPGWFTYLAVAGLLAADGTFFSASATQQFFCSGRMNNGWRYSAVFLNGRFTQIRWLRSGQPPQVSTLTYRSTNSRGQPVYTGAFQAATTVTLVDLSRGNVGPGSQISVGVEDWGWSRGVCDFPIRAW from the coding sequence ATGGGAATGCAGTTGAGAGACAGTTTGGGGAGTTACGCGATCGCACGAGTGCCTGGTTGGTTCACATACCTGGCTGTAGCAGGACTACTGGCAGCCGATGGCACGTTTTTCTCTGCCAGTGCCACCCAGCAATTTTTTTGCAGCGGACGCATGAATAATGGCTGGCGGTACTCTGCTGTGTTTCTCAATGGGCGTTTCACCCAAATTCGCTGGCTCCGGTCTGGGCAGCCACCCCAGGTGTCTACACTCACCTATCGATCCACCAATTCCCGGGGACAGCCAGTTTATACCGGGGCATTTCAGGCGGCTACGACTGTAACCCTGGTCGATCTCTCGCGGGGCAATGTGGGACCAGGTTCCCAGATCTCCGTCGGAGTAGAAGACTGGGGCTGGTCCAGGGGAGTGTGTGACTTCCCTATCCGCGCCTGGTAG
- a CDS encoding cyanophycinase, whose amino-acid sequence MTTESKQGPLVIIGGAEDREGDCVVLREFVRAAGGVKAHIAVMTAATSMPEEVGDDYIHIFERLGAESVDVVDTRDRKDSKREDLLEIIEQATGIFFTGGDQSKIVDCIKDTPLDAAIHKRHGEGVVIGGTSAGAAMMPDEMIVGGASVSNPSVDAVELGPGMGFLPGIVVDQHFAQRGRLGRLLAALVLQPAVLGLGIDEDTGIIVNGDEFEVVGSGAVTVVDESEATHNNLEGLLKDEAIALCGVKLHILPHGYRFNLKTHQPLI is encoded by the coding sequence ATGACTACTGAGAGTAAGCAAGGTCCACTGGTGATCATTGGCGGTGCTGAAGATCGAGAAGGCGACTGTGTCGTGTTGCGCGAATTTGTGCGGGCGGCGGGTGGTGTAAAAGCCCATATTGCAGTGATGACAGCGGCAACCAGTATGCCCGAAGAAGTTGGGGATGATTACATCCATATATTTGAGCGATTGGGTGCAGAGTCGGTGGATGTGGTTGATACCAGAGATCGCAAAGATTCTAAAAGAGAAGACCTGCTCGAAATCATTGAACAGGCGACTGGCATCTTTTTCACAGGCGGCGATCAGTCAAAAATTGTGGACTGCATCAAGGACACCCCTCTGGACGCTGCCATTCACAAGCGCCATGGGGAAGGAGTTGTGATTGGTGGTACCAGTGCTGGTGCTGCCATGATGCCGGATGAAATGATCGTGGGTGGGGCTTCGGTCAGCAATCCCAGTGTGGATGCGGTTGAGTTGGGACCTGGGATGGGCTTTTTGCCGGGTATTGTGGTGGATCAGCACTTTGCTCAACGGGGTCGTCTCGGTCGGCTTTTAGCGGCACTGGTTCTACAGCCAGCCGTATTGGGGTTGGGAATTGATGAAGATACTGGCATCATTGTCAATGGCGATGAATTTGAGGTTGTTGGCAGCGGGGCTGTGACGGTTGTCGATGAGTCAGAAGCCACTCATAATAACCTGGAGGGATTGCTCAAAGATGAAGCGATCGCCCTCTGTGGGGTGAAGTTACACATCTTACCCCACGGCTATCGCTTCAACCTCAAAACCCACCAACCGCTGATTTGA
- a CDS encoding SHOCT domain-containing protein, translated as MEQMKALQSAQSQPAATPATPAAQPDLLAQLTQLTQLKEAGALTEEEFQLAKAKILN; from the coding sequence ATGGAACAGATGAAAGCACTCCAATCGGCACAGTCCCAACCAGCCGCCACTCCTGCAACACCTGCTGCACAACCTGATCTATTAGCCCAATTGACCCAATTGACCCAATTGAAAGAGGCTGGAGCTTTGACGGAAGAAGAGTTTCAACTGGCTAAAGCAAAAATTTTGAATTAG
- a CDS encoding MGH1-like glycoside hydrolase domain-containing protein, whose product MTAEEQRLEQNRNGITDWYKWGPYLSERQWGTVREDYSSDGNAWNYFPHDHARSRAYRWGEDGLGGITDSHNLLCFALALWNGKDPILKERLFGLTNSEGNHGEDVKEYYFYLDSTPTHSYMKYLYKYPQEAFPYEDLVKTNASRSRYELEYELLDTGIFDGDRYFDVFVEYAKADAEDILIKITIINRGPEAAPLHLLPTLWFRNTWSWPNCGSKPILSKLEGTGNSVIHAHITNPVLEQYIQDYYLYCDGVVPLLFTENETNHQRLFNTPNASPYVKDGINNWLVHGQQDAVNPGGTGTKVSSHYELTLGAGETKVIPLRLTKQAPAAVGYPFGAYFEQTFATRIQEADAFYETVIPPAVLADSDRTNVMRQALAGMMWTKQYFYYDVDQWLRERNVTPWTAPAERQHVRNSDWFHLYNDDIVSMPDKWEYPWYAAWDLAFHVIPISLIDPDFAKAQLMLMLQEDYLHPNGQIPAYEWNFGDVNPPVHAFATWEIYTRDRERNRGKGDIDFLKYAFSKLLINFTWWVNRKDEGGNNLFQGGFLGLDNIGVFDRSAALPTGGHLDQADGTAWMVFFSQRMFQIAIELALHDPLYEDFAIKFFEHTMWIAGAMDRIGVHHDELWDEEDGFFYDVLHFPDGKSTRLKVRSLVGLLSLMAVSVFPQEAFDKLPRFRQRAQLFIKRHAELTQNIHLPTVPGVRNRLMLSILNEDKLRRVLSRMLDESEFLSDYGIRSLSRYHLEHPYSFYHQRQEYKVGYVPGDSTSGMFGGNSNWRGPIWMPVNLLLLRSLLLLYSYYGDDFTVEYPTGSGKSMTLFEVTQCISERILSIFLKDESGRRPLYGATEKFQTDPHWRDLILFYEYFNGNNGAGIGASHQTGWTGCIARIIQALGYFTPETVLETITPGEFTGYRA is encoded by the coding sequence ATGACCGCAGAAGAGCAACGGCTGGAACAAAATCGTAATGGTATAACCGACTGGTACAAGTGGGGACCCTATTTGAGTGAGCGTCAGTGGGGTACGGTGCGTGAAGACTACAGTTCGGATGGAAATGCCTGGAACTATTTTCCCCATGACCATGCGCGATCGCGGGCCTATCGCTGGGGCGAAGATGGGCTGGGTGGCATTACCGACAGCCACAATTTGCTCTGCTTCGCGCTGGCACTGTGGAACGGCAAAGACCCCATCCTGAAGGAGCGGTTGTTTGGGTTGACCAATAGTGAAGGTAATCACGGCGAAGATGTCAAAGAGTACTACTTTTACCTGGATAGCACGCCGACCCACTCCTACATGAAGTACCTCTATAAGTATCCTCAAGAGGCCTTCCCTTACGAAGATCTGGTTAAAACCAATGCCAGCCGCAGCCGCTATGAGTTGGAGTACGAATTGCTCGATACGGGCATCTTTGATGGCGATCGCTATTTTGATGTGTTCGTGGAATACGCCAAAGCGGATGCGGAAGATATTCTGATTAAAATCACGATAATTAACCGGGGTCCAGAGGCAGCTCCACTCCATCTATTGCCGACCCTGTGGTTTCGCAACACCTGGTCCTGGCCCAACTGTGGCTCTAAACCCATCCTCTCAAAACTGGAAGGCACCGGCAACAGTGTCATCCACGCTCACATTACCAATCCCGTGCTGGAGCAATACATTCAGGATTACTACCTGTACTGTGATGGGGTGGTTCCGCTGTTGTTTACAGAAAATGAAACCAACCATCAGCGCCTGTTCAATACACCCAATGCCAGCCCTTATGTAAAAGATGGTATTAATAACTGGCTGGTGCATGGGCAGCAGGATGCGGTCAATCCCGGTGGCACTGGTACCAAAGTTTCATCCCATTACGAACTGACCCTGGGGGCTGGGGAAACAAAAGTCATTCCATTACGGCTGACGAAGCAGGCACCGGCAGCAGTTGGTTATCCGTTTGGGGCCTATTTTGAGCAAACGTTTGCAACGCGCATCCAGGAAGCGGATGCGTTTTATGAAACGGTCATTCCACCAGCGGTACTGGCGGATAGCGATCGCACCAATGTCATGCGGCAGGCACTGGCGGGGATGATGTGGACCAAACAGTACTTCTACTATGACGTGGATCAATGGCTGCGAGAGCGCAACGTGACCCCCTGGACCGCACCTGCCGAGCGGCAGCATGTGCGTAATAGCGATTGGTTTCACCTGTACAACGATGATATTGTCTCCATGCCAGACAAGTGGGAATATCCCTGGTATGCAGCCTGGGATCTGGCATTCCATGTGATTCCAATTAGCTTAATTGATCCAGACTTTGCCAAAGCTCAACTGATGCTGATGCTGCAAGAAGATTACCTGCATCCCAATGGTCAGATCCCTGCCTATGAGTGGAACTTTGGGGACGTGAATCCGCCCGTCCATGCCTTTGCCACCTGGGAAATTTATACCCGCGATCGCGAACGCAACAGAGGAAAAGGGGATATTGACTTCCTTAAATATGCCTTTTCTAAACTGCTGATCAACTTCACCTGGTGGGTCAACCGCAAGGATGAAGGCGGTAACAATTTGTTCCAGGGGGGGTTTCTGGGGCTGGACAACATCGGCGTGTTTGATCGCAGTGCCGCCTTACCCACCGGGGGGCACCTGGATCAGGCAGATGGGACGGCCTGGATGGTGTTCTTCAGTCAGCGGATGTTTCAAATCGCGATTGAACTGGCACTCCACGATCCCCTCTATGAAGACTTTGCGATCAAGTTCTTTGAACACACGATGTGGATTGCGGGAGCTATGGATCGAATTGGCGTGCATCACGATGAACTGTGGGATGAAGAAGATGGCTTTTTCTATGATGTCCTGCACTTCCCGGATGGCAAATCCACCCGGTTAAAGGTGCGATCGCTGGTAGGTTTACTATCGCTGATGGCGGTTTCGGTCTTCCCGCAGGAGGCGTTTGACAAGCTACCACGTTTCCGGCAACGGGCACAGTTATTCATTAAGCGCCACGCTGAGTTGACGCAAAATATCCATTTGCCCACGGTGCCTGGGGTCCGCAATCGGTTGATGCTGTCGATTTTGAACGAAGACAAACTACGCCGGGTACTCTCCCGCATGCTGGATGAGTCCGAGTTTCTCAGTGACTATGGGATTCGCTCTCTGTCTCGCTATCACCTGGAGCATCCCTATTCCTTCTATCACCAGAGACAGGAGTACAAGGTGGGATATGTTCCTGGGGATTCCACTTCTGGCATGTTTGGGGGCAATTCCAACTGGCGGGGTCCGATCTGGATGCCGGTTAACCTGTTGTTGTTGCGATCGCTGCTGCTACTTTATAGCTACTATGGCGATGACTTTACGGTTGAATATCCCACCGGGTCTGGCAAGTCCATGACCCTGTTTGAAGTGACCCAGTGCATCAGTGAACGCATTCTCAGTATTTTTCTTAAGGATGAATCGGGTCGCCGTCCCCTCTACGGGGCTACCGAGAAGTTCCAGACCGATCCTCACTGGCGTGATCTGATCCTGTTCTATGAATACTTCAATGGCAACAACGGGGCCGGCATTGGTGCCAGTCATCAGACTGGATGGACGGGTTGTATTGCCCGCATTATTCAGGCTCTGGGTTACTTTACGCCGGAAACTGTCCTGGAAACCATCACCCCTGGAGAATTTACAGGATATCGAGCTTAG
- a CDS encoding HdeD family acid-resistance protein: protein MVGVLLVGNVLGAKLTLALAFGSAILVQGILEVIAAFQLRPEDGWGWILFSGIVAIILGILILYRWPLNSGWLLGFFSGISFLFTGIWMIMLPQSISHHLSRR from the coding sequence GTGGTTGGAGTTTTGCTGGTGGGCAATGTGCTGGGGGCTAAACTCACCCTTGCCCTTGCCTTTGGAAGTGCCATTCTGGTTCAGGGCATTCTTGAAGTGATTGCGGCATTCCAGTTACGTCCAGAGGACGGCTGGGGCTGGATATTGTTCAGCGGTATCGTTGCAATCATCTTAGGAATTTTGATTTTGTATCGCTGGCCCCTCAATTCTGGCTGGTTACTGGGTTTCTTCTCAGGAATCAGTTTTTTATTTACGGGTATCTGGATGATTATGTTGCCTCAGTCTATCAGTCACCATCTGTCACGTCGCTGA
- a CDS encoding DUF308 domain-containing protein, translating to MSHDIDDEIRRSLSWLTALGVLMMLLGIAAIAEPFIATIIIARILSWIFLFVGVVRLVHAIQSRQQQGF from the coding sequence ATGAGCCATGACATTGATGACGAAATCAGGCGCAGCTTGAGCTGGTTGACTGCCCTGGGTGTGCTGATGATGCTCCTGGGGATTGCGGCGATCGCCGAGCCGTTTATTGCCACAATCATCATCGCCCGGATTCTCTCGTGGATTTTCTTATTTGTGGGGGTTGTGCGCCTGGTTCATGCGATTCAGTCCCGGCAGCAGCAGGGTTTCTAG
- a CDS encoding DUF1269 domain-containing protein — MSSLTVWKFNTADGAARALSKLEELQKQQLIQVLDAAVVSWPEGRKRPQTRQAVDTVAVGALGGVFWGMLFGLLFFAPLLGALVGATAGAISGRFTDYGINDDFIKDVQSKVTEGTSALFLLTGQVTLDKVEAAFAPEERGELIQSKLSAEQEAKLREDFGAEV; from the coding sequence ATGTCATCATTAACTGTCTGGAAATTTAATACGGCGGATGGCGCAGCCAGGGCTTTATCTAAATTAGAGGAATTGCAAAAACAGCAGTTGATTCAAGTGTTAGATGCGGCGGTCGTGTCATGGCCCGAAGGGCGCAAACGTCCTCAAACCAGGCAAGCTGTTGATACAGTTGCCGTTGGGGCATTGGGGGGCGTATTCTGGGGCATGTTGTTTGGTCTGCTCTTTTTTGCACCGTTGCTTGGGGCATTAGTGGGTGCAACAGCAGGTGCTATTTCAGGTCGGTTTACTGACTATGGAATTAATGATGATTTCATCAAAGATGTTCAAAGCAAAGTGACAGAAGGAACGTCTGCCCTGTTCTTGTTGACAGGACAGGTCACGCTTGACAAGGTGGAAGCGGCTTTTGCCCCTGAAGAACGGGGCGAATTAATTCAATCCAAACTCTCGGCTGAACAGGAAGCAAAACTTCGGGAAGACTTTGGTGCAGAGGTATAG
- a CDS encoding response regulator, translating to MSTRSTRSILLIEHEASIREVLHTCLSEFGGWLVTLSSSIQEGVNLCMTVSPDVILLDASTPETDALIFIEQLKQYSMTASIPILLLTARASWFTLRQLNQMGFAGAITKPFNPSTLTTQVAHLLGWSNDGDNNST from the coding sequence ATGTCCACGAGATCAACCAGATCAATTTTGTTGATTGAACACGAAGCCAGCATCCGAGAAGTTCTGCACACCTGTCTGAGTGAGTTTGGTGGATGGCTCGTTACCCTATCAAGTTCGATTCAGGAAGGAGTTAATCTGTGTATGACCGTCAGCCCTGATGTCATTTTGCTGGATGCTTCTACGCCTGAAACCGATGCCTTGATCTTTATTGAACAATTAAAGCAATATTCAATGACAGCCTCCATCCCCATCTTGCTGCTTACGGCCAGAGCCAGTTGGTTTACCCTGAGGCAACTTAACCAGATGGGTTTTGCAGGAGCCATTACAAAACCATTCAACCCTTCCACCCTGACCACTCAAGTTGCTCATTTGCTGGGGTGGAGCAATGATGGTGATAACAATTCCACTTAA
- a CDS encoding IS4 family transposase has protein sequence MQQITEFRQVLQPLLGWHGARLAFVAQFLIALLRTRTVNLSELAASFCGSAQIPSNYKRLQRFFSDFDLDYAAIARAVVCLMGIPQPWVLAIDRTEWSFGGSVFNILTLGICHQGISFPVVFLMLDNRGNSNTQERIDLLNEFFTIFGEDVRLRCLTSDREFVGREWIGYLLEDEPIPFRGRIRETETLSDGSKALNGRVLFADLKAGETKILRKRRQVWGHWVYVVGLRLDTQELLILVTNHSPHSALKDYALRWNLETLFGAFKTRGFCLEATHFIDDYRVRKLFALLTLALCWVMRTGVWRQAHKTIQLKSHGRKAQSLFRYGLDYLHNLLVNLDHKLDEFLDNLKLLSCT, from the coding sequence ATGCAACAGATTACCGAATTTCGCCAAGTTTTGCAGCCCCTCCTCGGTTGGCATGGTGCGCGGCTGGCATTTGTGGCTCAATTTCTGATCGCCCTGCTACGAACCCGTACGGTGAATCTGAGCGAATTGGCTGCTAGCTTTTGTGGTTCCGCCCAAATTCCGTCGAACTACAAGCGTCTCCAGCGCTTCTTTAGCGACTTTGATCTCGATTATGCGGCGATTGCCCGTGCCGTGGTCTGCCTGATGGGGATCCCGCAGCCTTGGGTGCTCGCCATAGACCGCACCGAATGGAGCTTTGGCGGTAGCGTTTTCAACATTCTCACCCTGGGCATTTGCCATCAGGGTATTTCCTTTCCGGTGGTGTTTCTGATGCTGGACAACCGCGGCAATTCCAACACCCAAGAGCGCATCGATTTGCTCAACGAATTCTTCACGATTTTTGGCGAGGATGTCCGCCTGCGGTGCCTGACGAGCGACCGCGAATTTGTTGGGCGGGAGTGGATTGGCTATTTGCTCGAAGATGAGCCAATCCCGTTTCGGGGGCGGATTCGCGAAACTGAAACGCTCAGTGATGGCAGCAAAGCCCTGAATGGCCGCGTCCTCTTTGCCGATCTCAAAGCGGGTGAAACCAAGATTTTACGCAAACGCCGTCAAGTGTGGGGACATTGGGTGTATGTCGTTGGTCTGCGGCTTGACACCCAGGAATTACTGATTTTGGTCACCAACCATTCACCCCATTCAGCCCTCAAAGATTACGCCCTGCGGTGGAATTTAGAAACCCTGTTCGGTGCGTTCAAAACTCGGGGCTTCTGCCTCGAAGCGACCCATTTTATTGATGACTACCGAGTCCGCAAGCTCTTTGCGCTCCTCACATTGGCGTTATGTTGGGTGATGCGAACGGGGGTGTGGCGGCAGGCGCACAAAACGATTCAACTCAAGTCCCATGGGCGCAAAGCCCAGAGTCTATTCCGATATGGCTTAGATTACTTGCACAACCTACTCGTTAATCTTGACCATAAATTAGATGAGTTCTTGGACAATCTCAAACTTTTGTCCTGTACTTAG